A single Dechloromonas denitrificans DNA region contains:
- a CDS encoding DUF4231 domain-containing protein, translating into MGKREYLQNQLEQKIKGFRDDSAQHKALYRNLRYLVFVLTAISTLLAGLALKFPELGSSINVAIVFVSATVGVVTSIEGLRKPAELWIHERTTYYALMDLKREVEFELDTNSSPEMLGRYFFRMQEILGASGEKWTRSIAGAQQPLNAHLGAARDNAAGKP; encoded by the coding sequence ATGGGCAAACGCGAATATTTGCAGAATCAACTTGAACAGAAGATCAAAGGCTTCCGGGACGATTCGGCGCAACACAAGGCCCTGTACCGCAACTTGCGCTATCTGGTATTCGTCCTGACCGCGATTTCCACGTTGCTGGCCGGCCTGGCCCTGAAATTCCCCGAGCTTGGTTCGAGTATCAATGTGGCCATCGTGTTTGTCTCGGCGACAGTCGGCGTCGTCACTTCAATCGAGGGGCTGAGAAAGCCTGCCGAACTGTGGATTCACGAACGCACGACCTATTACGCGCTGATGGATCTCAAGCGGGAAGTGGAGTTCGAGCTGGACACCAACAGCTCCCCCGAAATGCTTGGACGGTACTTCTTCCGGATGCAGGAAATACTGGGTGCCTCGGGAGAAAAATGGACCCGCAGCATCGCCGGCGCTCAGCAACCCCTCAATGCCCACCTTGGTGCAGCCAGGGATAACGCCGCCGGCAAACCTTGA
- the urtA gene encoding urea ABC transporter substrate-binding protein: protein MNNRRNFIKATVLSAALASIGITAHAADTIKVGVLHSLSGTMAISETALKETVLMTIDEINKSGGVLGKKLEPVVVDPASNWPLFAEKARQLLTKDKVAVTFGCWTSVSRKSVLPVYKELNGLLFYPVQYEGEELEKNVFYTGAAPNQQAIPAVEYLMSKDGGEAKRFVLLGTDYVYPRTTNKILRAFLKSKGVADADIMEDYTPFGHSDYQTIIAKIKKFASEGKKTAVVSTINGDSNVPFYKELGNAGLKATDVPVVAFSVGEEELRGVDTKPLVGHLASWNYFMSLKNPENDKFVKLYRDWAKKAKLPNADKVVTNDPMEATYIGIHMWKQAVEKAKSTDTDKVIAAMAGQTFKAPSGIMSKMDEKNHHLHKSVFIGEVKADGQFNVVWKTPGPVKAQPWSPFITGNDKKKDEPEVK from the coding sequence ATGAACAATCGTCGCAACTTCATCAAGGCAACCGTACTCTCCGCCGCCCTGGCTTCCATCGGCATCACGGCCCACGCCGCCGACACCATCAAGGTCGGCGTCCTGCACTCCCTGTCCGGCACGATGGCCATTTCCGAGACCGCGCTCAAGGAAACCGTGCTGATGACCATCGATGAAATCAACAAGTCGGGCGGCGTGCTCGGCAAGAAGCTCGAACCGGTCGTCGTCGACCCGGCTTCCAACTGGCCGCTGTTCGCCGAAAAGGCCCGCCAACTGCTGACCAAGGACAAGGTTGCCGTCACCTTCGGCTGCTGGACCTCGGTGTCGCGCAAGTCGGTGCTGCCGGTGTACAAGGAACTGAACGGCCTGCTCTTCTACCCGGTCCAGTACGAGGGTGAAGAACTCGAAAAGAACGTCTTCTACACCGGCGCCGCGCCCAACCAGCAAGCCATCCCGGCCGTTGAATACCTGATGTCCAAGGACGGCGGCGAAGCCAAGCGCTTCGTGCTGCTCGGCACCGACTACGTCTATCCGCGCACCACCAACAAGATCCTGCGCGCCTTCCTGAAGTCCAAGGGCGTCGCCGACGCCGACATCATGGAAGACTACACGCCCTTCGGCCACAGCGATTACCAGACCATCATCGCCAAGATCAAGAAGTTCGCCTCCGAAGGCAAGAAGACCGCCGTCGTGTCCACCATCAACGGCGACTCCAACGTGCCCTTCTACAAGGAACTCGGCAACGCCGGCCTGAAGGCCACCGATGTGCCGGTCGTCGCCTTCTCGGTCGGCGAGGAAGAACTGCGCGGCGTCGATACCAAGCCGCTGGTCGGCCACCTGGCTTCGTGGAACTACTTCATGTCGCTGAAGAACCCGGAAAACGACAAGTTCGTCAAGCTCTACCGCGACTGGGCCAAGAAGGCCAAGCTGCCGAACGCCGACAAGGTCGTCACCAATGACCCGATGGAAGCCACCTACATCGGCATCCACATGTGGAAACAGGCCGTCGAGAAGGCCAAGTCCACCGATACCGACAAGGTCATCGCCGCCATGGCCGGCCAGACCTTCAAGGCACCGAGCGGCATCATGTCGAAGATGGACGAAAAGAACCACCATCTGCACAAGTCGGTATTCATCGGCGAAGTGAAGGCCGATGGCCAGTTCAACGTCGTCTGGAAGACGCCCGGCCCGGTCAAGGCCCAGCCGTGGAGCCCGTTCATCACCGGCAACGACAAGAAGAAGGACGAGCCGGAAGTGAAGTAA
- a CDS encoding class I SAM-dependent methyltransferase — protein MTDDTQAKIRIEAMAPEFSDAARALADQLGLPLAGESEFALQLGAHGLQLQALGVEPSGPVRVDFVEGPLAHRRQQGGGSGQMIAKAVGIQPGIRPVILDVTAGLGRDAFVLAQLGCQVTLIERQPLVVALLADGLRRGLVDQEVRPIIERMHLRAGNAIELMQAWSGEPPQVIYLDPMFPHREKSSLVKKEMRIFRSLVGADDDAPELLQAALALASHRVVIKRPRKAPSVAGPAPGYTLEGKSSRFDIYPKKALKQAQPPTTA, from the coding sequence GTGACCGACGACACCCAGGCAAAAATTCGCATTGAGGCAATGGCCCCGGAGTTTTCCGACGCGGCACGCGCCTTGGCCGATCAACTCGGCTTGCCGCTTGCCGGCGAAAGCGAATTTGCCCTGCAACTCGGCGCCCACGGCTTGCAATTGCAGGCGCTGGGCGTTGAGCCATCCGGGCCGGTGCGCGTCGATTTTGTCGAGGGACCGTTGGCCCACCGCCGTCAGCAAGGCGGCGGCAGCGGCCAGATGATTGCCAAGGCGGTCGGCATCCAGCCGGGTATTCGCCCGGTCATCCTCGATGTGACCGCTGGTCTCGGCCGCGATGCCTTTGTGTTGGCCCAGCTCGGTTGTCAGGTCACGCTGATCGAACGCCAACCACTGGTCGTTGCCTTGCTCGCCGATGGCCTGCGGCGCGGCCTTGTCGACCAGGAAGTCCGGCCGATTATCGAGCGCATGCATTTGCGCGCCGGCAATGCCATTGAACTGATGCAGGCCTGGTCGGGCGAACCGCCGCAGGTCATCTATCTCGACCCGATGTTCCCGCACCGCGAAAAGAGCTCGCTGGTCAAAAAGGAAATGCGCATCTTTCGCTCTCTGGTCGGCGCTGACGACGATGCGCCGGAACTGCTGCAAGCCGCGCTGGCCCTGGCGAGCCATCGGGTGGTCATCAAGCGGCCGCGCAAGGCGCCGAGCGTCGCCGGTCCGGCGCCGGGCTATACGCTGGAAGGCAAGTCGAGCCGCTTCGACATTTACCCGAAAAAAGCCCTGAAACAGGCCCAGCCGCCGACGACGGCCTGA